From the Solanum pennellii chromosome 4, SPENNV200 genome, one window contains:
- the LOC107016200 gene encoding serine/threonine-protein kinase HT1-like, with the protein MATSCFNPFKLRRSRSKPLSVPSSSSRTQWNSANIETMEKKRFDSLESWSMILESDNVEAWETSKEDQKEEWTADLSQLFIGNKFASGAHSRIYRGIYKQRAVAVKMVRIPTHKEETRAKLEQQFKSEVALLSRLYHPNIVQFIAACKKPPVYCIITEYMSQGTLRMYLNKKEPYSLSTETILRLALDISRGMEYLHSQGVIHRDLKSSNLLLNDEMRVKVADFGTSCLETQCREAKGNMGTYRWMAPEMIKEKPYTRKVDVYSFGIVLWELTTALLPFQGMTPVQAAFAVAEKNERPPMPASCQLALAQLIKRCWAANPSKRPDFTYIVSALEKYDECVKEGLPMTLHSGLVSRNAIIERLKGCVSMSSSSIPVNV; encoded by the exons atgGCTACTTCTTGTTTCAATCCATTTAAGCTGCGAAGATCGAGGAGCAAACCGTTATCAGTTCCTTCCTCCTCATCAAGAACACAGTGGAATTCAGCTAATATTGAAACAATggagaagaagagatttgatagTTTGGAGTCATGGTCAATGATATTGGAATCTGATAatgttgaagcttgggaaactTCAAAAGAGGATCAAAAAGAAGAATGGACAGCTGATTTATCTCAGCTTTTTATTGGTAATAAATTTGCTTCTGGTGCACATAGCAGAATTTATAGAGGTATTTATAAGCAGAGAGCAGTTGCTGTGAAAATGGTGAGGATTCCAACTCATAAGGAGGAGACTAGAGCTAAGCTTGAACAACAGTTCAAGTCTGAAGTTGCTTTGCTTTCTAGACTCTATCATCCCAATATAGTTCAG TTCATCGCCGCGTGTAAGAAACCTCCCGTGTACTGTATCATCACAGAGTACATGTCACAAGGAACCCTAAGGATGTACCTCAACAAGAAAGAGCCATACTCACTCTCAACAGAAACAATTCTGAGGTTAGCCCTCGATATATCGCGAGGAATGGAGTATCTTCATTCACAAGGGGTGATCCATAGAGACTTGAAATCGAGTAATTTACTCTTAAATGATGAGATGCGCGTTAAGGTCGCGGATTTTGGCACGTCATGTCTTGAAACACAATGCAGAGAGGCTAAAGGTAATATGGGAACGTATCGATGGATGGCACCGGAGATGATCAAGGAGAAACCTTATACGCGGAAAGTTGATGTTTACAGTTTTGGGATTGTGCTGTGGGAACTCACAACAGCTTTGTTACCATTTCAAGGAATGACACCAGTTCAGGCTGCTTTTGCTGTTGCTGAAAAG AACGAACGACCACCTATGCCAGCAAGTTGTCAACTCGCGCTTGCACAACTTATAAAGCGTTGCTGGGCAGCTAACCCTTCGAAAAGGCCAGATTTCACATACATTGTATCTGCACTCGAAAAGTACGATGAATGTGTCAAGGAAGGACTTCCAATGACCCTTCATTCAGGGCTAGTTAGCCGGAACGCCATTATTGAACGTTTGAAAGGCTGTGTATCCATGAGTTCTTCATCTATACCTGTAAATGTTTGA
- the LOC107017108 gene encoding uncharacterized protein LOC107017108, which produces MTMKNNPYSKSTVHPITQPDQQLSLLPTTILTLTTSLSQEDKQILSYLISCSSNNFSNNLGYCTTHSSNNNNKSCYCFNCYMSYWVKWDSSPNHQLIHEIIDAFENMVLEKKKGKNKKQRRNRNRSSCGVEKNNEICLEENSTNYDDVREEELGSVRRFVSFLGESIWSVWHV; this is translated from the coding sequence atgacTATGAAGAACAATCCTTATAGTAAATCCACAGTTCATCCAATTACTCAACCAGACCAACAACTTTCTTTATTACCAACAACAATCTTAACACTAACAACATCTTTATCTCAAGAAGACAAACAAATCTTGTCATATTTAATTTCTTGTTCTTCTaacaatttctccaataatctTGGATATTGTACTACtcacagcagcaacaacaacaacaaaagttgttattgttttaattgttatatGAGTTATTGGGTGAAATGGGATTCATCTCCAAATCATCAACTTATTCATGAGATTATAGATGCTTTTGAAAATATGGTgttggagaaaaaaaaggggaaaaacaagaaacaaagGAGGAATAGGAATAGAAGTTCTTGTGGGgttgagaaaaataatgaaatttgtttagaggaaaattcaacaaattatgatgatgttagaGAAGAAGAATTAGGTTCTGTTAGAAGATTTGTTAGTTTTCTTGGTGAAAGTATTTGGAGTGTTTGGCATGTCTGA